Proteins encoded together in one Nitrospirota bacterium window:
- a CDS encoding sensor domain-containing diguanylate cyclase gives MVRVLLIGAGKGGQAVLSRLLQFEWVSVVGVHDVDPNAPGLVLARHAKLPIFINEPFERLPLGDVDLVFDLTGNPTVQARLEALAGRSFDLVSGQVSHLLWNVIQTLEEREIQVREYLREHQVLAEINLMLSRSQTPEQIFEAIVTGGTRITEMPSGSLSIVNHEKNELYLVAAKGFSSGFYRDHAVYPVRSGGLTEHILRQTEPVVVPNIADYPAFQNPVLIKEGIRSLVALPLLSDRGPVGILYVDDFRPRTFSPSILSMLKPLATQAVLAIQKQQAFEQIKTLSIRDPLTNLYNRRYLNEVMVGELDRAVRLRQPLSVIVIDIDYFKSINDRWGHVAGDQVLRGLAQVLSRYVRAYDTVTRFGGEEFVILMAQTGEDEALALAERIRIEAARERLLPDEAAVTCSFGVSTLGRDEPQAPTPEELIHRADQALYEAKHAGRNCVRVFGAVCR, from the coding sequence GTGCTGGCGCGGCACGCGAAGTTGCCGATCTTCATCAACGAACCGTTCGAACGGCTTCCGCTCGGAGACGTGGATCTGGTCTTTGACTTGACCGGCAATCCCACGGTGCAAGCCCGTCTCGAGGCCCTTGCCGGGCGCTCGTTCGACCTCGTGTCCGGGCAGGTCTCGCACCTGCTCTGGAACGTCATCCAAACGCTGGAGGAGCGGGAGATCCAGGTCCGAGAGTACTTGCGGGAACATCAAGTGCTCGCGGAGATCAACCTGATGTTGTCGCGGTCGCAGACCCCGGAGCAAATCTTTGAAGCGATCGTGACCGGGGGAACCCGCATCACCGAGATGCCCTCGGGATCGTTGTCCATCGTCAATCATGAAAAAAACGAGCTGTACTTGGTCGCGGCCAAGGGGTTTTCCTCGGGCTTTTATCGGGACCACGCCGTGTACCCGGTCCGGTCCGGCGGGCTGACCGAGCACATCCTCCGCCAAACCGAACCGGTGGTGGTGCCCAATATCGCGGACTATCCGGCCTTCCAGAACCCCGTGCTGATCAAGGAGGGGATCCGCTCGCTGGTCGCCTTGCCGTTGCTCTCGGACCGCGGCCCGGTCGGCATTCTGTACGTGGATGATTTCAGGCCCCGCACGTTCAGCCCCTCCATCCTGAGCATGTTGAAACCGCTCGCCACCCAGGCTGTGTTGGCCATTCAAAAACAGCAGGCGTTTGAACAAATCAAGACGCTCTCGATCCGGGATCCCTTGACCAACCTCTACAACCGGCGATACCTCAACGAGGTCATGGTCGGCGAGCTGGATCGCGCTGTGCGATTGCGTCAGCCGTTGTCGGTGATCGTGATCGACATCGATTACTTCAAGTCGATCAACGACCGGTGGGGTCATGTGGCGGGCGACCAGGTGCTCCGCGGGTTGGCCCAGGTCCTCTCCCGGTACGTGCGAGCCTACGACACGGTGACGCGGTTTGGCGGTGAAGAATTCGTGATCCTGATGGCCCAAACTGGTGAAGACGAGGCCCTCGCGTTGGCGGAGCGGATTCGGATCGAGGCCGCCAGGGAACGCCTGCTGCCGGATGAAGCGGCGGTGACGTGCAGCTTCGGGGTCAGCACGTTGGGCCGTGACGAGCCGCAGGCGCCGACTCCCGAGGAGCTCATTCATCGCGCGGATCAGGCGCTGTACGAGGCCAAACACGCGGGCCGGAACTGCGTGCGCGTGTTCGGCGCGGTCTGCCGCTGA
- a CDS encoding MBL fold metallo-hydrolase: MADRRKRLPTNVAGSFYVDATCINCDTCRQLAPTSFREVGENSAVVNQPQGNDELYQAYQALLACPVGSIGAEHSDKARFQKALASFPLHLAHDVYYCGFNSEKSFGGNSYFVRHAAGNWLIDSPRYLRPLVEAFEAQGGIRHIFLTHQDDVADSALYAKHFGAARIIHRADAAAAPDAEWIVEGDEPVTVSEPFRIIPVPGHTKGSMALLYAEQFLFSGDHLWWDRDLKELGTPQNLVWNKRLLLKSVAKLLDHRFEWVLPGHGDRIRLPAGEMKVHLERLLERRRTAGVARG, translated from the coding sequence ATGGCCGATCGGAGGAAACGATTACCAACCAACGTGGCCGGCAGTTTCTATGTCGATGCCACTTGCATTAACTGCGATACCTGCCGGCAACTGGCTCCGACGAGCTTTCGAGAGGTCGGTGAAAATTCGGCCGTGGTCAATCAGCCGCAGGGAAACGATGAACTGTACCAGGCGTATCAAGCCCTGTTGGCCTGCCCGGTGGGCTCGATCGGTGCCGAGCATAGCGACAAAGCGCGCTTCCAGAAGGCGCTGGCCAGCTTCCCGCTTCATCTGGCTCACGACGTGTATTACTGCGGCTTCAACTCCGAGAAATCGTTCGGGGGCAACAGCTACTTCGTCCGTCATGCCGCCGGGAATTGGCTGATCGATTCACCGCGCTACCTCCGGCCGCTGGTGGAGGCGTTCGAAGCGCAGGGCGGGATTCGCCATATCTTCCTCACCCACCAGGACGATGTGGCCGACTCAGCCCTCTACGCGAAGCACTTCGGCGCCGCCCGGATCATCCACCGGGCGGATGCCGCGGCCGCTCCGGACGCGGAGTGGATCGTGGAAGGCGACGAGCCGGTCACCGTGTCGGAGCCGTTTCGGATCATTCCCGTGCCGGGGCACACCAAGGGCAGCATGGCCTTGCTCTATGCCGAGCAATTTCTGTTTTCCGGCGATCATCTCTGGTGGGACCGGGACCTCAAGGAACTGGGAACTCCGCAGAACCTGGTCTGGAACAAGCGGCTCCTGCTGAAGTCCGTGGCCAAACTCCTCGACCATCGCTTCGAGTGGGTGCTCCCCGGCCACGGCGACCGCATCCGCCTTCCAGCCGGTGAGATGAAGGTCCACTTGGAACGGCTGCTGGAGCGCCGCCGCACCGCTGGGGTGGCGCGCGGTTGA